The nucleotide window ATTACCATGCACGACCAATAATCGTCTATCCGATATTTATCTGGGTATTTGGGAAATTTCGGATATTCAGTACTTTTATTGAGGATGAATATGTATTTTGATTCTTCATCAATTAAATAACGTCTATTGAAGACATAATCTCTATTTACAAACAATctctgaaaataaattgattgattaaGTAAGTACACCAATAGATAACACTAATAAGAATACAAATATggataataattcattttttgtttaaattaattgaaacgaATTTAGAGATTgattactaaaaattattagatgATATAACTTCTTATCCACTAGATGACCCATCATTATTCCTGtttcaataattagaaaattgtgtcaacattttcaatttctctaAAAGGTAATGTAATTTTACAAACATAGGTAATTCCTTTCCCAAGACTAAAAATTTCTGGATgaggagtttttttcaataatcaagcCAAAAGTTCTTGAAGATTCATCAATTGAAACAAATTCTTTTCCTACAGACTTGAGATCCCTGACTTGATGAGTTTCTCTTGAACGATGCACAGATACATAAACTTAGTTTTATTGCGTTTTTCAATTTCCACagattcacaaaaaaaaatcactttccTACACAAGTTTCAAAGTTactaaaataaatctttttttttctcactGCCcgtttcctttttattttttatctatgtatttttatttatttagttttatcacttatttttattctatttctttAATCTGTATAAACTTCTCATAAATGTGCTATCAAATATTTGCAGCttactttttgtaatttttatttcaaaactaccttattgctttatttatataaaattcaactgAGGTATATTAtatgaaccaaaaatatttgtcatttttttaatttattatatcacAAGTCTTgtgttatattatttaatacaataattaattaagtgattaataagtttctgtaaTTGATCTATTAATTACCATGAACTGTCTTATGTgctaattaacaaaaaaaagggAGATGAGGTAAATAAATGCCTTAAAATATTGAGTTAGTTCACAAACtactaaaatttatcaaaattcttAAATTTAAATCAACCCGTGGGATTGAAAATTTGAggattaaattttaaaaagtctatCAACTTAAATTTTACCAACAATAATACCAAATAAGCACAAATACTTACAGGCCACAACAATTCCCAGTATATAATGTCACTATTAGAACTTTCATCAGTTTCTCCATGTTCAAGAACAACAGCACTAGTATCCCAACTCCTCCTGTAGTCAATATCAATCTGTACATTTAGAAAGTCTTCTGCTGAAACATCATTATAAGTTCCGAACATTTTATACTCATATTGCCCAGATCCTGATGGATGAAGTCTTCTCCAAATAACTAGATCTGGCTTAACAATAAATAGAGCCCAATCTTCATAAGTTTTTGGCGTTTTCATGGTACCACAAGCGCATATTTTCATATCATCTACATCTTTTTGAGAAGGATCACATGCTAAACATATTGTATTTTCctttaatacatttatataatcaaattcctgttcattcttttttatttcctcgtctgttattctatatttttcccAATTATAAGCAGATAttccttaaaaatattttttatgtgtcTAAATTGTCTTGAATTTAGGTCTATTCTGttagtatttttcataaaatttgaaagacagatcaaaatttgacgtttccactaatttcagtctttatcaaaatattgacaatgctaatttgtatatttatattaatcaatagatcacctacatcatgaatatcaaaataacaagaaaaattaatttttcaatagtttttacatctccaaaatatgtagcagccattaattgaattatttgtggttGTATTAGAATATACAAAATACAGCTaaaaatttaacttaaattattcaagtcttttttatcatttatagctttttcgttcttatgaatgtgaaccatttctaaaaattctcttttttattaataatattccgTTCCcagaattttataattgaatttataaatcaagaatttttatctgtcttttgaaaattataaaaaaaaactaattttaaaacagaagagacctaaaatcaagatgatttagaaacaaacatttataaaattctaagaaattaaaaaaaatatgttataatacATATTAATCAAGTGGATACTGCTATATCAATTCCAAAATATTGCTTTAAATATATGGATGGTTAAGTGATCTTCTCTATTTACCTACTGATCCAAATGCAAAGTCTCTAGTTCTTCTTGTCAAGTTCTGCCTCATTCTTTTCATAAACTCTTTAAATGCCTTTTCTTCCCACCATTTCGAATACAAGGTAAACATCTGCTGGCATCTTCGTAATCTTTGAGCAGCAACACATTCGCAATGATGTAGCCACACCTTAATAACATTGTTTCTACCTGATCTATTACTTGGACTTTCTtctaaaaataacttataaacCTGACCCTTTCTTACAATTTCACGgattctattatttatatcttcAATACTCTTAATGCCACTTAATTTTTCACGAAAGTTAAAaccatattttgtaaaaaattgtctcTGCAACAGATTTCTGcatatattttttaggttagaatttAGCGGTAATATGGATAGTGAAAATCCTCTTCTCGGATACATTAGTTTTTAAACTTACTTAATGTTTTGATGAAGCtgataaaaataacaatcacGGGTTTTTGTAAAATGAAGATTGGAGATGAACGTTTAAATTTATGATAGtactgaaattttgacagacATGCTTTCTTTAATTCAGATGCATAAGGTGTTTAGACTGTTTAGTAGTATTAACTGTGTAATCAAGAGGCAGTATTGGCAATGGtaattaaattgatttgttttcacTGGCACTGCTTTTTAAACTAAATATTCTACAAAGCGTTGATAAACAAATTGGTATGCttctattattttaacaatGTTATGCAACATTTATTGAATagtatgtttgtttttatttcgacTTTTCGAATTTTTCGTTGTAAtgataatatatcaaaaatttaaagaattaaaaatagaaaaaatattctacatttttttaaaaatagaaattccaTTCCTAATTTGTTGTCATTTTCACAATTGTTATTGTCCTCTCAATTTTTACTGATGTTAGAAAGAAACAAACTACCATTACACCGGTAGTTTGCACCGGGAATTTACGAAATGAACATAGCATTTAAATGTCCTTATACAGAATCGGATTGGCTTAACGTGCTctttattatttagatttttattgagGGAATACTGGATATTATAGTAACTATCATAGTATGAGCTTATAAAGCATGTCGTGCAAACGGACCATACTTACAAAAGTCacgattaaaatatttttgaatttgagaATAATATTGTTATGGATAaccattaaataatatattagctAGTTCAAGTTTTCTccttttcatttgaaaaaatatataaattgaaattattgttatatttgcattttgaatttaaatatgaaacttAGCTTTCACTGTAAGTACCtatatttatcataatatgTCAACCTTGAGAAATGAGTGTAAATGAGCTCAAGAATGACCCCGAAAACGTTCTGGTACCCGAAGGTATCTCAAGCACAGAACCAAATTCGGGGCCTACATGAATACAGCATAATTTGAAGCCCAATGTCATAGAAAGCATTGGTAGATCGATGTTGTTTAAATCCAATTGAAACAACAAGTCAATTGACCATAATATCATATTCAACGGTGCAATATACAGTACATAACTTCAACTCCCACtgaaagaaacgaaaaattCGTAAAGATTCGATGAGactaaagataaaaaaaaaccataTATGATTCATACAAACAAAATGTTGTCAAATTAAAATGTGTAAACCTAGTGTTTTCTTCTTATAGTTAGCTTCATTTGGCTTCATTTGGTTCTACATTCTTTTAAGTGCCAAGCCGCAAATTAAATGATGATTAGTTGCGGTAATCCCTTTTTAAAGGTTTACAGAGACCATAGGACTAAGACTATATCCTCtatt belongs to Diorhabda carinulata isolate Delta chromosome X, icDioCari1.1, whole genome shotgun sequence and includes:
- the LOC130901350 gene encoding stAR-related lipid transfer protein 7, mitochondrial-like isoform X2; translation: MYPRRGFSLSILPLNSNLKNICRNLLQRQFFTKYGFNFREKLSGIKSIEDINNRIREIVRKGQVYKLFLEESPSNRSGRNNVIKVWLHHCECVAAQRLRRCQQMFTLYSKWWEEKAFKEFMKRMRQNLTRRTRDFAFGSVGISAYNWEKYRITDEEIKKNEQEFDYINVLKENTICLACDPSQKDVDDMKICACGTMKTPKTYEDWALFIVKPDLVIWRRLHPSGSGQYEYKMFGTYNDVSAEDFLNVQIDIDYRRSWDTSAVVLEHGETDESSNSDIIYWELLWPRLFVNRDYVFNRRYLIDEESKYIFILNKSTEYPKFPKYPDKYRIDDYWSCMVIRPHDGDMKKPGIEFTLTYYDNPGVSIPSSVTTWVAMRAMPDFLDKLREATKHYKEFCLREGTSKACKEIIEAERAAEAQRQKDKLDYCSLLRNSNSTLTQDTVKDKRSDPLKHNR
- the LOC130901350 gene encoding stAR-related lipid transfer protein 7, mitochondrial-like isoform X1, with the protein product MYPRRGFSLSILPLNSNLKNICRNLLQRQFFTKYGFNFREKLSGIKSIEDINNRIREIVRKGQVYKLFLEESPSNRSGRNNVIKVWLHHCECVAAQRLRRCQQMFTLYSKWWEEKAFKEFMKRMRQNLTRRTRDFAFGSVGISAYNWEKYRITDEEIKKNEQEFDYINVLKENTICLACDPSQKDVDDMKICACGTMKTPKTYEDWALFIVKPDLVIWRRLHPSGSGQYEYKMFGTYNDVSAEDFLNVQIDIDYRRSWDTSAVVLEHGETDESSNSDIIYWELLWPRLFVNRDYVFNRRYLIDEESKYIFILNKSTEYPKFPKYPDKYRIDDYWSCMVIRPHDGDMKKPGIEFTLTYYDNPGVSIPSSVTTWVAMRAMPDFLDKLREATKHYKEFCLREGTSKACKEIIEAERAAEAQRQKDKLDYCSLLRNSNSTLTQDTVKDKRSGNNKDISSSDVSGVHTNNHGNRFKYLQPLYYFFQ